A region of Spirochaetota bacterium DNA encodes the following proteins:
- a CDS encoding AraC family transcriptional regulator: protein MRMPMEEIFPFPMYESRGYPLIVQCIGKSDWRGPYHISRKDSDQYAVEFVHEGRGSLVENGKSFSLKKNDVFILHHGSDHTYSAAQGDVLRKTWITVRGPFLGNLLHLYGMGDVFHVSGCERLAPVFVRLYRAGERAYEAHRHTQRIAFDASLILHEIINFIAQKTRAWENRYDIDIAKMKQYIDDHIGSAISLGDLAELIGCSPSQAVRRFKKDAGMTPYGYVLHRRIEMAKFYLKDTTIPIGRIANTLGFDDEHYFSSFFRKRTGRTPSSVRMRS, encoded by the coding sequence ATGCGCATGCCCATGGAAGAGATCTTCCCCTTCCCGATGTATGAGTCGCGCGGATACCCGCTCATCGTGCAGTGCATAGGAAAAAGCGATTGGCGAGGACCGTACCATATATCACGGAAGGATTCCGATCAGTACGCCGTTGAATTCGTCCATGAAGGCCGCGGTTCCCTTGTTGAGAACGGCAAAAGCTTTTCATTGAAGAAGAACGATGTGTTCATCCTGCACCATGGCTCCGATCATACGTATTCGGCAGCGCAGGGCGACGTGCTCCGTAAGACGTGGATAACCGTACGCGGTCCGTTCCTCGGGAATCTTCTTCATCTCTACGGCATGGGCGATGTATTCCATGTGAGCGGCTGTGAACGCCTCGCGCCTGTGTTCGTGAGATTGTACCGCGCGGGGGAGCGTGCCTATGAAGCACATCGGCATACCCAGCGCATCGCCTTCGATGCATCGCTCATCCTGCACGAGATAATAAATTTCATAGCGCAGAAGACACGGGCATGGGAGAACAGGTATGATATTGATATCGCGAAGATGAAGCAGTATATCGATGACCATATCGGGAGCGCAATATCCCTCGGTGATCTTGCGGAACTGATAGGCTGTTCGCCGTCGCAGGCGGTGCGGCGCTTCAAAAAAGACGCCGGCATGACGCCGTACGGGTATGTGCTTCACCGGCGGATAGAGATGGCAAAATTCTACCTGAAAGATACGACCATACCCATTGGACGCATCGCGAATACGCTCGGTTTCGATGACGAGCATTATTTCTCATCGTTCTTCAGGAAGAGAACAGGCAGGACGCCGAGCAGTGTGAGGATGCGTTCCTGA